The Edaphobacter sp. 12200R-103 genome contains a region encoding:
- the nuoF gene encoding NADH-quinone oxidoreductase subunit NuoF: MPTLVSHPDEVKVISRRFGQGAADIDKYIELDGYKAVQKAISQGENMAAWIIDTMKASGLRGRGGAGFPTGMKWSFVPKQSEKPKYVLVNGDESEPGTCKDHVIFLHDPHAVIEGTMIAGLAIGAKMGFIYLRGEYRYLLKIMEKAVADAYAKGFLGKNIFGSGLDFDIVTQSGAGAYEVGEESALMESLEGKRGVPRIKPPFPAVVGLYGGPTVINNAETIASAPHILLMGGEAYAKLGSERNGGTRLFGISGHVERPGVYELPMGYNLKKAIYDVAGGIKDGKKLKAVVPGGSSCPVLLPEEIDVGLDFDQMGKAGTMLGSGGIVVLDETVSIVEFALRTIAFYQHESCGWCIPCREGTDWIKKTLTRVYNGGGSKKDVANVQYLAENMMGRTFCPLGDAAAMPTLGFVKKFRKEFEDYIEGHKAGTPIITVEQLVGAH; the protein is encoded by the coding sequence ATGCCAACCCTCGTCTCCCATCCCGACGAAGTCAAAGTCATCAGCCGCCGCTTCGGACAGGGCGCTGCCGACATCGACAAGTACATCGAGCTTGACGGCTATAAGGCCGTCCAGAAGGCCATCTCCCAGGGCGAGAATATGGCTGCCTGGATCATCGACACCATGAAGGCCTCCGGCCTTCGCGGTCGCGGCGGAGCAGGCTTCCCCACCGGCATGAAGTGGTCCTTCGTCCCCAAGCAGTCCGAAAAGCCCAAGTACGTCCTGGTCAACGGCGACGAATCAGAGCCCGGAACCTGCAAAGATCACGTCATCTTCCTCCACGACCCCCATGCCGTCATCGAAGGCACCATGATCGCTGGTCTGGCTATCGGCGCGAAGATGGGCTTCATCTACCTCCGCGGCGAGTACCGCTACCTCCTGAAGATCATGGAGAAGGCCGTCGCCGACGCCTACGCCAAGGGCTTTCTCGGCAAAAATATCTTCGGCTCTGGCCTGGACTTCGATATCGTCACCCAGTCCGGCGCAGGAGCCTATGAGGTCGGCGAAGAGTCCGCCCTCATGGAGTCGCTCGAGGGCAAGCGCGGCGTTCCCCGCATCAAACCTCCCTTCCCCGCAGTAGTTGGCCTCTACGGCGGTCCCACCGTCATCAATAACGCGGAGACCATCGCCTCGGCCCCGCACATTCTGCTGATGGGCGGCGAGGCCTACGCCAAGCTTGGCTCCGAACGCAACGGCGGAACCCGTCTCTTCGGTATCTCCGGCCACGTTGAGCGCCCCGGCGTCTACGAGCTGCCTATGGGCTACAACCTCAAGAAGGCAATTTATGACGTCGCCGGCGGTATTAAGGACGGCAAAAAGCTCAAGGCTGTCGTCCCTGGCGGGTCTTCCTGCCCGGTCCTGCTGCCGGAAGAGATTGACGTAGGCCTCGACTTCGACCAGATGGGCAAGGCCGGAACCATGCTCGGCTCGGGCGGCATCGTTGTCCTCGACGAGACCGTCTCCATCGTCGAGTTCGCCCTGCGCACCATCGCCTTTTACCAGCACGAGTCCTGCGGATGGTGCATCCCCTGCCGCGAGGGAACGGACTGGATCAAGAAGACCCTGACCCGCGTCTACAACGGCGGCGGCAGCAAGAAGGATGTCGCCAACGTGCAGTACCTCGCCGAAAACATGATGGGCCGCACTTTCTGCCCACTCGGTGATGCAGCCGCCATGCCGACACTCGGCTTCGTCAAGAAGTTCCGCAAGGAGTTTGAAGACTACATCGAGGGCCACAAGGCCGGAACCCCGATCATCACGGTCGAACAGCTCGTAGGAGCGCACTAA
- a CDS encoding molybdopterin-dependent oxidoreductase, translated as MPDVTFTVDGKQLTAPAGTLLIDACKSAGIEVPAFCYYPGLSLQAACRMCVVRIEKMPKLQTACTTPVAEGMVVSTETPEIAQARKATLELLLGNHPLDCPVCDAGGECELQDMTFKYGAGTSLYAEAKNHREEQKWSPVVYFDRPRCILCYRCVRMCGEGMDVFALGIQNRGSSAVIAPNIPAQQSPDNLAHLDCEQCGMCIDACPVGALTSGAYRYKTRPWEMNHVATVCTHCGDGCKTTLGVRSTSDGAEIVRGDNRDKSGINGDFLCNKGRYAFDFANSPDRITAPLVRQSDGSLKQVSWEEAFAHAGKRLRELRDSRGGKSIGVIGGNRLTNEEAYLLQKFARTVLGTNNIDHHRTADYVTFAQALSGQQGRTASWRDTQSYPAVLLVGGDPTNQAPGTAWNLRTDVRLNKARLYVANTGEIKLRRQAKAFLQLAPFGYGALAAYLAGDAASSSNAASDTSALDTFREAVKAEEKLLILIGSELRGAGLKRLIEFGLTIPGAKFALLSDYVNSRGAADMGLLPDMLPGYVPVTHPGPFAEHNAPTTPGLDMLEIFEAAGRGDLSALYVVNSNPVARYNIDPAALKNTFVVVQEMFMTETAQLADVILPAANLYEKGGSVTNSYGDLQLVQKAGDRAGVRSDFEMIVRVADKMGADIKTLVPFGKGLRADMGQSRGAQSGEADRHAVWLAANNLEPKLSPFDPWAILDEIQRLVPGYDLLRLQLLSGNDQHLEPAAGAAATPNRRDLVLPSGDTLFTSGTLGRFSPALNDVQRYQGDEPLIQIHTAAE; from the coding sequence ATGCCAGACGTAACCTTCACCGTAGACGGCAAACAACTCACCGCACCGGCCGGAACGCTGCTCATCGACGCCTGCAAGTCCGCCGGCATTGAGGTTCCTGCCTTCTGCTACTATCCCGGGCTTTCGCTGCAGGCCGCCTGCCGCATGTGCGTCGTCCGCATCGAAAAGATGCCGAAGCTCCAGACCGCCTGCACCACCCCGGTCGCCGAGGGCATGGTCGTCTCGACCGAGACCCCCGAAATTGCCCAGGCTCGTAAGGCCACCCTTGAACTTCTCCTCGGCAATCATCCCCTCGACTGCCCTGTCTGCGATGCAGGCGGCGAGTGTGAGTTGCAGGACATGACCTTCAAGTACGGTGCCGGCACAAGCCTCTATGCCGAGGCCAAGAACCACCGCGAAGAGCAGAAGTGGTCGCCGGTCGTCTACTTCGACCGCCCACGCTGCATCCTCTGCTATCGCTGCGTTCGCATGTGCGGCGAAGGCATGGACGTCTTCGCGCTCGGCATCCAGAACCGCGGCTCCTCCGCCGTCATCGCTCCCAACATCCCGGCGCAGCAGTCGCCTGACAACCTCGCGCACCTCGACTGCGAGCAGTGCGGCATGTGCATCGACGCCTGCCCTGTCGGGGCCCTGACCTCCGGAGCTTACCGGTACAAGACCCGCCCCTGGGAGATGAACCACGTCGCCACCGTCTGCACGCATTGCGGCGACGGCTGCAAGACCACTCTCGGCGTGCGCTCTACCTCCGACGGCGCCGAGATCGTTCGCGGCGACAATCGGGACAAGTCCGGAATCAATGGCGACTTTCTCTGCAACAAGGGGCGCTACGCCTTCGACTTCGCCAATTCGCCGGACCGCATCACCGCACCTCTGGTCCGGCAGTCCGACGGATCCCTCAAGCAAGTCTCCTGGGAAGAGGCCTTCGCGCATGCCGGTAAGAGACTGCGCGAGCTGCGTGATAGCCGCGGCGGCAAGTCCATCGGGGTGATCGGCGGTAACCGCCTCACCAACGAAGAGGCTTACCTCCTCCAGAAGTTCGCCCGCACGGTACTCGGCACCAACAACATCGATCACCACCGCACGGCTGACTACGTCACCTTCGCTCAGGCACTCTCGGGTCAGCAGGGACGCACCGCCTCCTGGCGCGATACCCAGAGCTACCCTGCCGTGCTCCTCGTCGGCGGAGACCCAACCAACCAGGCTCCCGGCACGGCCTGGAACCTGCGAACCGATGTCCGCCTGAACAAAGCGCGCCTCTACGTCGCCAATACCGGCGAGATCAAGCTGCGCCGCCAGGCAAAGGCATTCCTTCAGCTGGCTCCCTTCGGGTACGGCGCTCTTGCCGCCTACCTCGCGGGCGACGCCGCATCCTCCTCAAACGCCGCCTCCGATACCTCCGCCCTCGATACCTTCCGCGAGGCCGTCAAAGCCGAAGAGAAGCTCCTTATCCTCATCGGTTCAGAGCTTCGTGGGGCTGGCCTCAAACGCCTCATCGAGTTCGGCCTCACCATTCCGGGTGCGAAGTTCGCCCTGCTCTCCGACTATGTCAACTCGCGCGGCGCCGCCGACATGGGCCTGCTACCCGATATGCTCCCCGGGTACGTTCCGGTCACCCATCCAGGTCCCTTCGCCGAGCACAACGCGCCCACAACACCCGGCCTCGACATGCTCGAGATCTTTGAGGCTGCCGGACGTGGGGATCTCTCAGCGCTTTACGTCGTCAACTCGAACCCCGTCGCCCGCTACAACATCGATCCCGCCGCCCTGAAGAATACCTTCGTGGTCGTGCAGGAGATGTTTATGACGGAGACCGCGCAACTGGCCGACGTTATCCTCCCAGCGGCAAACCTCTACGAGAAGGGCGGCTCGGTCACCAACAGCTACGGCGATCTGCAGCTTGTCCAGAAGGCCGGCGATCGCGCCGGCGTCCGCAGCGACTTCGAGATGATCGTACGTGTCGCCGACAAGATGGGAGCCGACATCAAGACGCTCGTGCCCTTCGGAAAAGGTCTTCGCGCCGATATGGGCCAGAGCCGCGGCGCCCAGTCCGGCGAGGCCGACCGTCATGCCGTCTGGCTGGCCGCCAACAATCTTGAGCCCAAGCTGTCTCCCTTCGATCCCTGGGCTATCCTCGATGAGATTCAGCGCCTCGTTCCCGGATACGATCTCCTTCGCCTGCAGCTATTGAGCGGCAACGACCAGCATCTGGAACCGGCCGCAGGCGCTGCTGCCACCCCCAACCGCCGCGATCTTGTACTTCCCTCAGGTGACACGCTCTTCACCTCGGGAACTCTGGGCCGCTTCTCACCAGCGCTCAACGATGTGCAACGCTATCAGGGCGACGAACCTCTGATTCAGATCCATACGGCAGCAGAATGA
- the nuoH gene encoding NADH-quinone oxidoreductase subunit NuoH: MSHLTEFQTFLLLSILKIVVVLVITLTAVAYTVLLERKVLGRMQNRWGPSRVGPFGLLQPLADGIKLFLKEDLMPLAAEKPLFVLAPIIALTCALISIAVVPFGAVTHVTANGISVDMGTIADINIGLLVILGITSIGVYGIALSGWSSNNKFALLGSLRATSQMISYELALGLSLVGVVLRAGSLRLRDIVASQSGHGALSWNIFGGFQIVAFFIYLMAAYAETNRAPFDLPEAESELVAGYHTEYSSMKFAMFFMAEYANMITVACVATLLFLGGPTSPFGNLLPTPSNVVIAAILPIFWFVIKVLAFLLLYIWVRATVPRFRYDQLMAFGWKFLLPVAILNIIATSLVLALRG, encoded by the coding sequence GTGAGCCACCTCACCGAATTTCAGACATTTCTGCTGCTCTCGATCCTCAAGATCGTTGTCGTGCTCGTCATTACGCTCACGGCGGTGGCGTACACCGTCCTGCTCGAGCGCAAGGTTCTTGGCCGCATGCAGAATCGCTGGGGACCTTCGCGCGTCGGCCCCTTCGGTCTTCTGCAGCCGCTGGCCGACGGGATCAAGCTCTTTCTCAAAGAAGATCTGATGCCGCTGGCCGCCGAGAAGCCGCTCTTTGTCCTTGCGCCCATCATTGCACTTACCTGCGCGCTGATCTCCATTGCCGTCGTGCCGTTCGGCGCAGTCACGCATGTCACCGCCAATGGAATCAGCGTCGACATGGGAACGATCGCCGACATCAACATCGGCCTTCTGGTGATCCTCGGTATTACCTCCATCGGGGTCTACGGCATCGCCCTCTCGGGCTGGTCTTCGAACAACAAGTTCGCCCTGCTCGGATCGCTCCGCGCAACTTCGCAGATGATCAGCTATGAACTCGCTCTCGGCCTGTCGCTCGTGGGAGTCGTGCTTCGCGCCGGTTCGCTGCGTCTCCGCGACATCGTCGCTTCTCAGTCCGGCCACGGGGCTCTTTCCTGGAATATCTTCGGCGGCTTCCAGATCGTCGCCTTCTTCATCTACCTGATGGCCGCCTACGCCGAGACCAATCGCGCACCTTTCGACCTCCCCGAGGCCGAATCCGAGCTGGTCGCGGGCTATCACACCGAATACTCTTCGATGAAATTCGCGATGTTCTTCATGGCCGAGTACGCCAACATGATCACCGTCGCCTGCGTGGCTACCCTGCTCTTCCTGGGCGGACCAACCAGCCCCTTCGGCAACCTTCTGCCCACGCCTTCGAATGTAGTCATCGCGGCTATCCTTCCAATCTTCTGGTTCGTCATCAAGGTTCTCGCTTTTCTGCTGCTCTATATATGGGTTCGCGCTACGGTACCCCGTTTCCGTTATGACCAGCTCATGGCCTTCGGCTGGAAGTTTCTGCTTCCTGTCGCCATCCTCAACATCATCGCCACCAGCCTCGTCCTTGCGTTACGCGGATGA